The following are encoded in a window of Chiloscyllium plagiosum isolate BGI_BamShark_2017 chromosome 11, ASM401019v2, whole genome shotgun sequence genomic DNA:
- the LOC122554767 gene encoding uncharacterized protein LOC122554767 produces MSVCNGTAMGFLSRLVPAVNRTASLLQKTAGATTSAVGWLAPEGGDYHPAGNVTNSTGGTEHLFQYSFSDNELLYKEYKPPARDAIPLPKAVLYLLMAALVVVAVAYAIVGHLIKDLVHDFVDWLFGPTPDDSSNKSDLKCISSSLNDVNSQNHGGGEKPDELVIFIEDHLYLPQDT; encoded by the exons ATGAGCGTGTGTAACGGGACGGCGATGGGCTTTCTGTCTCGGCTTGTTCCCGCCGTGAACAGGACGGCGAGTTTGCTGCAGAAAACCGCGGGGGCGACCACATCGGCGGTGGGTTGGCTGGCTCCAGAGGGGGGCGATTACCATCCCGCTGGGAATGTGACCAACTCCACCGGCGGCACGGAGCACCTCTTCCAGTATTCTTTCTCCGACAACGAATTGCTGTACAAGGAGTACAAGCCCCCGGCTCGGGACGCCATCCCTTTACCAAAGGCTGTGCTTTACCTGTTGATGGCAGCCTTGGTGGTGGTGGCTGTGGCTTACGCTATTGTTGGACATCTTATCAAGGACCTTGTCCACGACTTTGTGG ATTGGTTATTTGGACCAACTCCAGATGACAGCAGCAATAAAAGCGATCTGAAATGCATTTCCAGTAGCTTGAATGACGTAAATAGCCAGAACCATGGAGGAGGTGAAAAACCAGATGAACTGGTGATTTTCATAGAAGATCATTTATATTTACCTCAGGACACATAA